In Hymenobacter volaticus, the genomic window GGGGCAGCAGCAAGCAAGGGTAAGGCGGTAAGTAAGCGGTATAGTTTCGAGGTCATAAGGCGAAAACAAGAGGGCAATTCAAATGCCGTGGTGCGCAAAGTGAACAGGATACTTGCAAACAAGACGCTCCAATTTACATGACTTCCCTTGGGATAGGTAAACAGAAACAGGCTCCTTTGGCGTCAGAGCCAACAGAAGCTGGAAAGAACACTTACTTAGTTTGCTGCCCCTCAGCAGATTGTTTGCAAGGGGGGAGATAAATTATATCGTAGAATGATATATTTATACTGAGAAAACGGCTGCGCATTTCTATCCCTTTTTGTCGTTCGACATGCGCCTGCTGCTAGCCAAGGGCAACTAGTAAACCCTGCGGCGGAGGCCTTGTGAACGGCTTGTGAGTGGACTGACAGTGTATATCTGTGCGCCTATGAAAGCTTTATTTTTACTGCTTGGGGCTTTTCTGATTCTAACCGGGGTGGCGTCGGCACAAGCTAGTGCCAACTCGATTGTGACCTTACAGCAGATGCCCGCCGAGGGGATTCTGCTCGACCAAGGTTGGCGGTTGCAGGCTGGCGACAACCCGCGCTGGGCGTTGCCAAGCGCCAACGAGCAGCAGTGGCAGCCCATCGACCCGACACTTAGTTTACACCAACTGCCCCAGGTGCAACGAGCCGGTACTGGGTGGCTGCGGCTACGGTTCCGGGTTAGCCCCGAGCTGCGGCAGCAAGCACTGGTGCTACGCATAAGCCAATATGCCGCCTCGGAAATCTACCTCAACGGGCGCCTGCTGCGCCAATACGGTACGCTCAGCGCCGACCCTACCCAGGTACGGCCGTACTGGCCCGATGACGAGCCAATTGAGTTACAGCTAAGTGACCAAGCCGAGCAGGTACTGGCCGTGCGTTTTGCTACTTGGCCCCGCTTCGCGTTGTTCAGCGACTTTTTTGTGCCGTTGTTTTTTCAGGCCCGGCTGGCAGGTATCACGCAGGTTGTGCAAAGCAACCAGCTGGAGGCAACCTACAAAACGTCGGATATGCTGCTCTTCGGTGCTTTTTTGTTGTTGAGCGTCTTGCACTTAGCTTTTTATCTATACAATCCTGCAGAGCGTGCCAACTACTTTTTCACGCTATATACGCTGGCCGGCGCCATCAGCTTTGCGTGCACAGGCTTTCTGGATGAGGTGCGCAACATGGATACGCGAATTGGGGTTGATATTCTTTCCTATGTGTGCTTGCAAACGGGGGGCATCTTGGTGGTCAGGGCGCTGTATAGCCTTTTCAATGTGCCAATCGGATTTGTTTATCGGGGTTTATGGGTCATAAACTTCCTGAGTTTATGGCTGCTCACCTTTGTCAGTCAGTTTAGCTGGTACCCTACCGTGGGGTTTATGCTGCTGGTTACGGCCGAACAGCTCCGGCTAACGCTAGGCGCTTTGCAGCAAACCAAGCAGGCCGCCGGTATCATTGCCACCGGGTTTGCTATTTCCTTGGTTTTGCTGTTGCTGTATGGCTTTATCGGCCGCTACAACGAAGACCTATTGCAACTCAAGGTAATGTCGTTGCCGCTGCGGACTATCCTTACTTTCCCAGTGTTCCTGAGCCCCGTACTGGCTATTTCGCTGTACCTAACGCGCCAGTTTGCTTGGGCGAGCCGGCTCTTGGAAATTAAGCTCAACCAAGTGCGGAATCTTTCCCAACAAATGCTGGAGCAGCAACAAGAAAAGCAACTACTGTTGGCGCAGCAAAACGAAACACTAGAACGCAAAGTACAGCAACGCACCGCTGCCCTCCAGAAAACTCTGCACAACCTGCAAGCCACCCAAAACCAACTAATTCAACGCGAAAAAATGGCCAGCCTTGGCGAGCTGACGGCCGGCATTGCGCACGAAATACAGAACCCGCTCAACTTTGTTAAAAACTTCTCGGAGGTAGCCACCGAATTGCTCTCGGAGCTGAAAGACGAGATGCTGACGGCCCAGACGGCACCCCAGAAAACTTTTACCTGCGACTTAGTAGGCGAACTTACCGAGGTGTTAGAGAAAATCCACCATCACGGTTACCGGGCCGGCTCCATTGTGCAGGGCATGCTAGAACACGCCCGCATTGGCACTGGCGAACGGGCTTTAACGGATTTGAACGCCCTAGCCGACGAATTTATGCGTCTCAGCTACCAAGGGCTGCGGGCCAAGAATCCTACTTTCAGTGCCAAGCTAACCACCGACTTCGACCCCGACTTGGGCTTGATAGAAGTTGTGCCGCAGGATATGGGGCGCGTATTGCTCAACTTGTTCAACAACGCGTTTTATGCTGTATGCAAGCGCCAAGCTCAGGAAACAGCCGATTACAAACCCGAAGTGCTGGTGCGCACCGTCCGCTGTAGCAATGCCGTGCAAATAATAATTCGCGACAATGGCACGGGCATTCCAGCCAATATTGTGTCGAAAATCTATCAGCCGTTTTTCACCACCAAGCCCACCGGCCAAGGCACCGGCCTCGGGCTCTCGTTGAGCTACGACATCATCACGAAGATGCACAAAGGCAATCTGATAGTGGATACGCAGGAAGGCCAGTACACCGAATTCACGGTGAGTTTGCCCGCCGATGAGCTAACCTGCGACCTGCCAGCCTACCAGATATAGAACGGCTCGCGCACGTGCGCTGTTTTGGGTGGCAGGTAGTGGATTATCTGAAGGTAGTTTTCGACTTTCTTTCTTTTGTACGCTGGCAGCCCCTAACTTGGGGCCGTAGCTGGAAAGAGAACGGTGGCCAATGGCTCCGGTCTGGCAAAGCCAACCTGCTGACGTAGAATCCCTGTTTCCCGTTTATATTCTTTTCTAAATCAATGGCTGAACAAACCCTTACTGGCCTGCGGGCTGGCGTCCTGCACGGCGACGAAGTGCAAGCCCTGTTCGAAGTGGCCAAGGCCAATGCCTTTGCACTGCCTGCCGTCAACGTGACGGGCACCAACACGGTAAACGCCGTGCTGGAAACGGCCGCCGCGGTCAACTCCCCGGTTATCATTCAGTTCTCCAACGGTGGCGCTCAGTTCTTTGCTGGCAAAACCATTCCTAATGGTGACCAGCGGGCCAGCATTGCCGGCGCCATTTCGGGCGCTCAGCACGTACACCTCATGGCCGAGCTCTACGATGTGCCCGTGATTCTGCACACCGACCACGCCGCCAAAAAATTGCTGCCCTGGATTGACGGCCTGCTCGCCGCCGGCGAAAAGCACTATGCGCAGTACGGCCAGCCCCTCTACAGCTCGCACATGCTCGACCTGTCGGAGGAGCCGATTGAAGAGAACATCGAAATCTGCAAGCGCTACTTGGAGCGCATGAGCAAGATCGGCATGACGCTGGAAATCGAGCTTGGCGTAACAGGCGGCGAGGAAGACGGCGTTGATAACTCCGACGTGGACAGCTCCAAGCTCTACACCCAGCCCGAAGAGGTAGCCTACGCCTACGAGCAGCTAAGCGAAATCAGCCCTCGCTTCACCATTGCAGCGGCATTTGGCAACGTGCACGGTGTGTACAAGCCCGGCAACGTGAAGCTGCAACCCGTAATCCTGCACAACTCGCAAGAGTTCCTGCGTCAGAAGCACAACATCGCCGAAGCACTGCCCATCAACTTTGTGTTCCACGGCGGTTCGGGCTCTAGCCAAGAGGAAATTCGGGAGGCCATCAGCTACGGCGCCATTAAAATGAACTTGGACACTGACTTGCAGTGGGCCCTGTGGCAAGGTATCAAAGACTACTACGTGAAAAACGAAGGCTTCCTGCAAAGCCAGATTGGTAACCCCACCGGTGCCGACTCGCCCAACAAGAAGTACTACGACCCACGCGTGTGGCTGCGCAAAGGCGAAGAAACCTTCGTAGCTCGCCTAAAGCAGGCCTTCGAAGATCTGAACGCCAACAACCGCCGCTAGAAAGCGGTCAAACATAAATGAAATGGCTCCGAAAACGCAGGTTTTCGGAGCCATTTCATTTATGTTTAAGCTATGCGGTTTTCCTAGCCTAGCCCTTTTTCTAATATACCCGTCATGCTGAGCGGAGTCGAAGCATCTCGCTAGTGTGGTAAATCATTTTACTATTTCTGTGTCAGCACGCGAGATGCTTCGACTCCGCTCAGCATGACGTTCTATTAGTGATGTTCTGATAGGACTATTAGGCATTTCCTTGGCTAAAAGAAAGGCTAGCTCTTTCTTCTCTAACTTCTTGACTGCGGTTACCGTACCATTTACTCGTATCGCGCTACGCTTGGCTGGCCGAAGCTGAAGTCGCTGAAATCGTAGTAGGGGCGGGAGCTTTCGTAGATGCGGTAGCCGCTATTGGTGGTAAGGCCGCGCGGATAGTAGCCAAACAGAATCTGGAAGGCGCGGATAGGCGTGTATTCGTTGCGGAAACGGACGCCTAAGCCGAAGCCCGTGTAGGGCTTCTCGTAGATAGGCAAAGTGCGTTTGGAGCGGGTATTGAGCCAGGCCGCATCGGCAAAAATTACGCCGGCCAAACGAAAGCCAAGAAACGAGAGCGGAGTGTAAACGGTCGTTTCATAGTTTAACACCAACCGGCTGGTGCCGCGTAGGTCGCTGGCCGATTTGAAACCACGTAGCCCTCTTTCCCCCTCAATAGAAAGCGGAAGGTCGCTGGAAAGCCGGTTGATGCCAATGGCCGAGCGGTTCCAAAAAAAGTGCCGCCACTGGTAGTTGCCAGCGTGGTAGAGGCGCGTGAAATACAACACTTCGGTGCTGACCAGGCCCTGCTGCCAAGAACCCGTTGAGGGCCGCATGTAGGAGCCGAACTCGCCACTCAGGTACAAATACCCTTTGCGCTGACTGAAATTAGCCGTTGAAATTCGGGCGCCATAATAGTTGCGATGGTCTTGGTCGTTGAGTTCGTAACCTAGCGTGGCACTCAGCAACGTACCCGTCGGAATGTCCTCAGTACGACCAAAGCCGAACAAATACTTGTCTTTGTAATAGCGCCGCACACTATACCCAACGGTACCCAGGAAGGCACTCGCATTAAGAAAGTCGGGGTTAGGGCGCACGGTGTGGTAAGTGCGCAGCAAACGAGCCGACAAAATCATGCGGCCGGGGTTTTCGTAGCCTAAGTCGTAGCTGCGCAGTGGGAGGGAGCGGCCAACCCACAGGTCTTGCGTATTGTAGCTGATGGGGAGTAGTCGGGCTCCTGCCCATTAGGAGGTGGATTGAGCACCAGCCGGT contains:
- the fbaA gene encoding class II fructose-bisphosphate aldolase; the encoded protein is MAEQTLTGLRAGVLHGDEVQALFEVAKANAFALPAVNVTGTNTVNAVLETAAAVNSPVIIQFSNGGAQFFAGKTIPNGDQRASIAGAISGAQHVHLMAELYDVPVILHTDHAAKKLLPWIDGLLAAGEKHYAQYGQPLYSSHMLDLSEEPIEENIEICKRYLERMSKIGMTLEIELGVTGGEEDGVDNSDVDSSKLYTQPEEVAYAYEQLSEISPRFTIAAAFGNVHGVYKPGNVKLQPVILHNSQEFLRQKHNIAEALPINFVFHGGSGSSQEEIREAISYGAIKMNLDTDLQWALWQGIKDYYVKNEGFLQSQIGNPTGADSPNKKYYDPRVWLRKGEETFVARLKQAFEDLNANNRR
- a CDS encoding sensor histidine kinase: MKALFLLLGAFLILTGVASAQASANSIVTLQQMPAEGILLDQGWRLQAGDNPRWALPSANEQQWQPIDPTLSLHQLPQVQRAGTGWLRLRFRVSPELRQQALVLRISQYAASEIYLNGRLLRQYGTLSADPTQVRPYWPDDEPIELQLSDQAEQVLAVRFATWPRFALFSDFFVPLFFQARLAGITQVVQSNQLEATYKTSDMLLFGAFLLLSVLHLAFYLYNPAERANYFFTLYTLAGAISFACTGFLDEVRNMDTRIGVDILSYVCLQTGGILVVRALYSLFNVPIGFVYRGLWVINFLSLWLLTFVSQFSWYPTVGFMLLVTAEQLRLTLGALQQTKQAAGIIATGFAISLVLLLLYGFIGRYNEDLLQLKVMSLPLRTILTFPVFLSPVLAISLYLTRQFAWASRLLEIKLNQVRNLSQQMLEQQQEKQLLLAQQNETLERKVQQRTAALQKTLHNLQATQNQLIQREKMASLGELTAGIAHEIQNPLNFVKNFSEVATELLSELKDEMLTAQTAPQKTFTCDLVGELTEVLEKIHHHGYRAGSIVQGMLEHARIGTGERALTDLNALADEFMRLSYQGLRAKNPTFSAKLTTDFDPDLGLIEVVPQDMGRVLLNLFNNAFYAVCKRQAQETADYKPEVLVRTVRCSNAVQIIIRDNGTGIPANIVSKIYQPFFTTKPTGQGTGLGLSLSYDIITKMHKGNLIVDTQEGQYTEFTVSLPADELTCDLPAYQI